CCGCTGCACCCGGGCCTGGACCGAAAAAGGCGCACAGCGGCCCCTGCCTACGGTCAGCGGACGCGAACGGGTGAATCTGAACGCGGCCCTCAACGCGCACTGCCCTACGCAGGTGTACGTGCACGAAACGGCCTGCGTCAACGCCCAGAGCACAAAAGCCTTATACGAACAGCTGCTGGCCGCCCATCCCAGCCAACCGATTTACGTGGTCTGCGACAACGCCCGCTACTACAAAAACCAGGAACTGACCCAGTGGCTGGCCGATAAGCCCCTGGTGCAGGTCTTTCTGCCGCCCTATTCGCCCAACCTGAACCTGATTGAGCGCCTGTGGAAGTTCCTGCGCCAGAAAATCATCAACGCCACCTTTTACCGCACCAAGGGCCACTTCCGACAAGCCGTGCTCGGCTTCTTCTCCCGACTCAACGAGTTCGGCCAAGAACTCGCGTCCTTACTTACCCTCAACTTTCACCTCCTGGATTCGCAACCCACTTCGTGACGGGTATAACATCCTGCCCGACGAGTAAGCCCTTAATGCAGCGAGCCCATTGCCGGCGCCAGCAGCAGCTGACTTAAAAACTCAATGGAGGGCGCGTAGCGCATCCGCAGCGCCTGGTAGTGCTGCCAGGCGGCTTCTTCATCGGGGCGCACGGGCAGGCCGCCTTCGCGCAGCTCCTGCCAGACCTTGGCAAAGGCTTCGCGGCCGGGGTTGGCGGCGGCCACTTCTTCGGGCGTGCGCAGCTCGGTGGGCTGCGTTTCAGCTTTCTTATCGAAAAAGCGCTGCACCCGGTTTACGGCCAGGCAGCCGGCCGTAAACGTCAGCTCGACCTGCCGCGAGCGGGGCACGTCGAGCGCCGAAAACAGCAAGTTGGCCGTGTCGAGCACGAGCCCGGCCGCCGTGACCCAGGACCGGCCAGCCTGCGGCGAGCGAAAGAAAGCGAGTACCGGCAGCGAGGTATGGCTTTCGTCAATTTCAACCAGCCAGTGCTCCCAGGCCAGCCATTGCGCGTCGTCGTTGGCGAAGTTGCCATCGTGGCCGAGCCACTTGAGCAGGCCGCTGGCTACGGGGGGCATACCGGCCCGCAGCTCTATCTGGGCCACTACCACTTCGCGGCGCGAAAAGGCCTGGTAAATAGTGGGCAAATACGATATTAGCAGCGTAAGCAGCAGCAAGCCCAGCGTGGCTTCGGAGTAGCTGAATATGTTGAGGGCCAGGCCCTGTACCGGCGTCGTACCCAGCGTGAGCAAGGAGCTGCCACTCAGCTCATAGCTCTTGGTAATGCTTTCGACGCCCAGCGCCCAGAAGATGGCCGTGAACCCCGCTCCCACCAGCGCCAGCCAGCCAATGGGCAATGCTACCAGCGCTACCGGCGCGTAGTGGGCCAGAATGCGGTCGCGGTGGGCAAAAGTGCTGGTATGCCGCGCCGCGAAGTCGAACAGCGCCCGCACCCCCCCAAACACGAAGGCGTTGAGCCGCACCGACTCGTTGCGTGGCAATATGAAGGAGCGAATGGCCCCCGATACGGTAATAATAACGACCCAGCCCCCGGCCAGTCCCACCAGCAGGTGGCTAATAAACTTTACAGCAAACGGCATAAGCACCTGTACGGACAGAAGCGTTTACTGGCTGCCAGCGCGTAGTGCCGGCGCAAGCAAGCTGGCCGTCTCTATGATTTGGCCAGCCACAGCTGCCGAAACGACTTGTCGGCTACGTGCAGACTTTCGCGGCGCTTGCGCCAGCCGGCCTGGTCGAGCAGGTAGCCAAGACTAAAGTCCTTGAGGCGGCCGGGCAGCACATCGAGCGCCCAACGGTGGCACATGCTCCAGCGCCAGAGGCCGATGGCCAGCTTTTCCACGGGCGCGTTATGGCCTTCGGCCACGCTTTGCTGGCGATTGAGCAGCAATAAGTTATGCAGGTTAATGCGTACTGGGCACACGCTGGTGCACGCCCCGCACAGGCTGCTGGCAAAGCTCAGGTGCTGGTGCTCTTTCAGGCCCGACAAGTGCGGACTGATAACCGAGCCGATAGGCCCCGAATACGTGGTTTCGTAGGTGTGGCCGCCAATATTTTTGTACACCGGGCACACGTTGAGGCAGGCCCCGCAGCGAATACAGCGCAGGGCCTCGCGGCGGTCGGGCCGGGCCAGCAGGTTGGTGCGGCCGTTGTCGAGCAGAATAACGACCATCTCCTCGGGGCCGTCGGTTTCGCCGGGCTGGCGCGGGCCGAAATACACGGTGTTATACACCGTTACCTGCTGGCCGGTGCCGCTGGTGCTGAGCAGCGGCCAGAACAAGTCAAGGTCGGTGAGCTGCGGAATCAGCTTTTCGATGCCCACCACCGCGATGTGCAGCCCCGGAAAAGTAGCCGAGAGCCGGGCATTGCCTTCGTTCTCAGTCACGGCCACGGCCCCCTCCCTGGCAATCAGAAAATTACCGCCCGTAATGCCGACCTCAGCCGAAGTGTACTTATCGCGCAGCAGGTGGCGCGCCGTGAGCACTAGCTGCTGCGCATCGTCGGTATGCTCGATGCCAAGGTGCTTGACGAAAATATCGGCGATGTCGGCCTTGCTCAGGTGCATGGCCGGCGTCACGATGTGGTAGGGGCGCTCGCCGTTTAGCTGCACGATGTACTCGCCCAGGTCAGTTTCGACCGATTCCACGCCCCGGCTCTGCAAATATTTATTGACGTGGATTTCCTCGGTGGTCATGCTCTTGGCCTTCACCACGGTGCGGGCGTTGCGGGCTTCCGTGAGGCGGCCGATTTCGGCCAGGGCTTCTTGGGCGTCGTTGGCCCACACTACCCGCCCACCGCGCGCGGTGAAGTTTTGCTCAAACTCCAGCAGGTATTCGTCAAGCCTTTCTAATATATTATGTTTTATATATGACGCGCGGGCGCGGGCCAGCTCGTGGTCGGCGTAATGCTGCATGCCGGCGCTCACGGCCGCGTCGTATTTGCCGATGTTGAATCGGATTTTGCGGCGGTGCTCGAGGTCGAAGGCTTTGCGTTCGGCGTCTTGGAGGAAGGCGGTCAATTTCATATTTAGCGCGAAGTTTTGCGAAGTTGAACGCGAAGTCTGGTAAAGCCGGCTCTTACAGCTTGTTCACTATGCGGTGAATATGCTCACGGAGCGAAACCACGTTGAAATTGATGAGTAAGCCCAGCTTACAGCCCGTGAGTCCCAGGTAGTTTTGCAGCTGTTTAAAATGCACCGGGGCCAATGCCTCTACCGACTTTAACTCAATAATGACTTTTTTTTCAACCAGGATATCCAACCGGTAGCCGATATCCAGCTGTAAGCCATCGTAAACGACTGGCACCCCTACTTCGGTCACCACCAGCAATCCGGCTTTGCGAAGTTCATGAGCCAAAGCCAGCTTGTACACATTTTCCAGCAAACCCGGCCCCAGCACCGTGCTCACCTTAAACGCTGCCGTGCGAATATGACCATCAATTTCATTCTCATGCATAGTAGAAGCGGCTTTACCAGACTTCGCGCTCAGCTTCGCGAAACTTCGCGCTAAATAATCAGGGCTTATTCGAGTCTACCACCGGCCGCGCCTCCCGGTTCGCCAAATCCCAGGCCAGATAGAATACCAGCCGGGCCCGTGCCTCCAGCTTATCAAACTCAATTTTGGCAATCTCGTCGCTGGCCTCGTGGTAGTCGGCGTGGACGCCATTAAAGAAAAATGCCACCGGAATCCCCTTCTTAGCGAAGTTGTAGTGGTCGGAGCGGTAGTAAAACCGGTTCGGGTCGTTGGGGTCGTTGAAGCGGTAGTCGAGGTCGAGGTTGCCGTGCTGCTGATTGGCCGCGATGAGCGCCGCGTGCAGCTGCGACGACAATTTATCTGACCCGATAACGTACACGTAATCAGCCTTGCCCTGGTGCGCATCGTCGGTGCGACCAATCATATCAATGTTGAGGTCGGTGATGGTGCTGGCCAGCGGAAATACCGGGTGGTCGGTGTAATACTCGGAGCCGAGCAGGCCTTTCTCCTCCCCCGTATTGGCCAGAAACAGGATGCTGCGGCGCGGGCCGTGCCCGGCGTGGGCGGCCTTGGTAAAGGCCTGCGCAATGCTGAGCATTCCCACCGTGCCCGAGCCATCGTCGTCGGCCCCGTTGTACACCTGCCCGCCAATGATGCCGAGGTGGTCGTAGTGCGCCGACACCACCAGAATTTCCTCTTTCTTATCGGTGCCCGGCAAAAAGCCCAGCACGTTTTCGGTGCTTACGGCACTGCGCTCCTGCGGGGCGCTGATGCTGAATTTGGCGGGCTTAACCTTAGTGGCTACCGGCTGCCTGGCGGCGGCCGTGGCCGTTTCGTAGCTCCGAATGGTTGCGTCGCTGGTACCCAGCAGCTTCAGGCCCAGGGCCGGCGACACGAAGAACGACGGCGCCCGCCCGCCTGCCTGGTCGGCGGCTGCGATGGTGGGCTGCATAATGCGCGGCGTGAGGCGAGCGGCCAGCTTGCCAAAATCGGCCTTGGGCGAAAAATCGACAAAAAAGACGCTGCGGGCACCCTTTTGCGCCGCCAGCGCGGCCTTGGCCCGAAAATCAACGGCCCACTTGGTGGCCGAGCCGTCGGGGCTGAGCACCGACTTGCCTTCGGTGGTGCGGGGCTCACCCAGCAGCATAATCAGGTCCTTGCCCTTCACGTCGTGGCCCGCGTAGTCGGAATACGTGCCCTGCTCAATACCGTAGCCCACAAATACCGGCTGCACGGCGGTAGCCTGCTGAAACGGCGAGCGGCCAAACGCATAAAAATCCTTCAGCCACTCGTAGGCCTTGCCGCCCACGGTGATGGTACCGCCCGGCTGCCAGGCGCTGCGCTCGAGGTTGAAGGTTTGCAGGTAAGGGTTGGCGGTATTGGTCGTAACGGGGGCTACCAGGCTGTCGGCGGCAAACTGCTTGCTGATGTAAGCGGCGGCCATTTTCTGGCCCTTGGTGCCGGTTTCGCGGCCCTCGTACTCATCCGAAGCCAGCACGCTGAGGTCGCGCCGCAGGTGCTCCTGCGTAATATAGCGCTCGGCGTATGTAGTAACGTAGTCGGCCGTTTGCGCTGGCACCGGCACCG
The sequence above is drawn from the Hymenobacter baengnokdamensis genome and encodes:
- a CDS encoding LutB/LldF family L-lactate oxidation iron-sulfur protein, giving the protein MKLTAFLQDAERKAFDLEHRRKIRFNIGKYDAAVSAGMQHYADHELARARASYIKHNILERLDEYLLEFEQNFTARGGRVVWANDAQEALAEIGRLTEARNARTVVKAKSMTTEEIHVNKYLQSRGVESVETDLGEYIVQLNGERPYHIVTPAMHLSKADIADIFVKHLGIEHTDDAQQLVLTARHLLRDKYTSAEVGITGGNFLIAREGAVAVTENEGNARLSATFPGLHIAVVGIEKLIPQLTDLDLFWPLLSTSGTGQQVTVYNTVYFGPRQPGETDGPEEMVVILLDNGRTNLLARPDRREALRCIRCGACLNVCPVYKNIGGHTYETTYSGPIGSVISPHLSGLKEHQHLSFASSLCGACTSVCPVRINLHNLLLLNRQQSVAEGHNAPVEKLAIGLWRWSMCHRWALDVLPGRLKDFSLGYLLDQAGWRKRRESLHVADKSFRQLWLAKS
- a CDS encoding GxxExxY protein, translating into MHENEIDGHIRTAAFKVSTVLGPGLLENVYKLALAHELRKAGLLVVTEVGVPVVYDGLQLDIGYRLDILVEKKVIIELKSVEALAPVHFKQLQNYLGLTGCKLGLLINFNVVSLREHIHRIVNKL
- a CDS encoding M28 family peptidase, yielding MKSFSLWLAALALPALVQAQTSPAKTKIKLKNVPAAGIAPHGPVPVPAQTADYVTTYAERYITQEHLRRDLSVLASDEYEGRETGTKGQKMAAAYISKQFAADSLVAPVTTNTANPYLQTFNLERSAWQPGGTITVGGKAYEWLKDFYAFGRSPFQQATAVQPVFVGYGIEQGTYSDYAGHDVKGKDLIMLLGEPRTTEGKSVLSPDGSATKWAVDFRAKAALAAQKGARSVFFVDFSPKADFGKLAARLTPRIMQPTIAAADQAGGRAPSFFVSPALGLKLLGTSDATIRSYETATAAARQPVATKVKPAKFSISAPQERSAVSTENVLGFLPGTDKKEEILVVSAHYDHLGIIGGQVYNGADDDGSGTVGMLSIAQAFTKAAHAGHGPRRSILFLANTGEEKGLLGSEYYTDHPVFPLASTITDLNIDMIGRTDDAHQGKADYVYVIGSDKLSSQLHAALIAANQQHGNLDLDYRFNDPNDPNRFYYRSDHYNFAKKGIPVAFFFNGVHADYHEASDEIAKIEFDKLEARARLVFYLAWDLANREARPVVDSNKP